The Tubulanus polymorphus chromosome 1, tnTubPoly1.2, whole genome shotgun sequence genome contains a region encoding:
- the LOC141915013 gene encoding uncharacterized protein LOC141915013 isoform X2, with the protein MPDQHADDILDHVNYVWEGRPVHCYYVSGRTSDPAATKFLQDLASETYGSFHVVSVTTHGCIERVSPIFRSDHSNSKIIRTSRGAIFPDTKACSVSSTLAGDPLMDYLPYPRVHIDDVTCLPIPYYFPYHYYYYHPYYAWSRYRPARAWMKNQEKLQTETGDMGLSPAAGALLINKQVLARRQKDGYYYKGSVKSQIHNDQFLVEFGPCKHGDFIDTEYQETMVYDIISLADALRHAIVPGDKVLAIWQPEGEQYLPGIVIEGMERRDAETGTDQEITVTFFNGKTEKVPLGTGLWIPHQMYERLALELKMPKEARKYLEKTVNYPEESKPGYPTSGSMRDPVNYTFTKPIFYDQGEVMVSHGALGFPRYSPLYPIMRKYTPSSTPKTVNVTNTVKSEDMDNLIPGTELTQSDLNEKILSQLAEHQLRLEEIADGTSKLLKKREQEESNVIKAEPAKEDLEVTQDSKVDSGVEEDDFDINDFCFEDATTQTETLQRPKKKSPTKRPPWKNYWPDYTTQTHLRAPPYHEPYKDSSGPNYIELRKPPTGPYGVEWKDSTFNQAAAYNSRGKCDPDIMYRLMSNVPRPPTTQKDSQPQPPGKDFTSQGCHQDNIDRLEAARREYRRQQVQKRIENHQNKINDDDKLKAMIRDFHRERILEQINREKQRETNEYNAILRAREGKKQINEQIRQRIEENQQWERARLESRESAARLAKERRAAIREQRNRQIHNDLESKKQQYLEHQQGKWANVRNHLEQEIAREHQVEQGKRRAKAQRIHHFRQIERECQREKIYKHTVSEMQNGIWRSEVLP; encoded by the exons ATGCCCGATCAACACGCCGATGATATTCTCGACCACGTGAATTACGTTTGGGAAGGGCGTCCCGTTCACTGTTATTACGTAAGCGGTCGAACGTCGGATCCGGCCGCGACTAAATTCCTACAGGATCTAGCCAGCGAAACGTACGGATCATTTCACGTAGTTTCCGTTACGACCCACGGATGCATCGAACGCGTTAGTCCGATATTTCGCTCAGATCATTCGAATTCGAAAATCATACGGACATCTCGCGGCGCTATATTCCCCGATACTAAAGCGTGTAGCGTTTCTTCAACATTAGCCGGTGATCCTCTGATGGATTATTTGCCGTATCCTCGGGTACACATCGATGACGTGACGTGTTTACCGATTCCATACTATTTCCCgtaccattattattattatcacccGTACTATGCGTGGTCTCGATATCGACCCGCTAGAGCTTGGATGAAGAATCAGGAAAAATTACAAACTGAGACGGGAGATATGGGGTTATCTCCAGCTGCAGGAGCGTTACTCATAAATAAACAAGTGTTGGCTAGACGACAGAAAGATGGTTACTATTATAAAGGATCGGTTAAAAGCCAG ATACACAATGACCAATTTCTGGTCGAATTTGGACCGTGCAAGCATGGTGATTTCATAGATACGGAATATCAAGAGACCATggtatatgatataatatcgTTAGCCGATGCTCTGCGACATGCTATTGTTCCTGGTGATAAGGTTTTAGCTATATGGCAGCCAGAAGGAGAGCAGTACTTGCCAGGAATTGTCATAGAAGGGATGGAGCGTAGAGATGCTGAGA CCGGAACAGACCAAGAAATAACTGTGActttcttcaatggtaaaactGAGAAGGTACCCCTTGGGACAGGTTTATGGATTCCACATCAAATGTATGAACGTTTGGCTCTAGAACTTAAAATGCCGAAAGAAGCTCGGAAATACTTGGAAAAAACTGTCAATTACCCAGAGGAAAGTAAACCTGGTTATCCAACTTCAGGATCTATGCGGGATCCAGTCAATTATACATTCACTAAACCAATATTCTATGACCAGGGTGAAGTTATGGTGAGTCATGGAGCTTTAGGATTTCCCCGATATTCTCCTTTGTATCCGATAATGCGGAAATATACTCCATCATCAACTCCAAAAACAGTTAATGTAACCAATACTGTTAAAAGTGAAGATATGGACAATCTGATACCGGGTACTGAATTGACGCAGTCAGATTTGAATGAGAAAATCTTGTCACAATTAGCAGAACATCAGTTACGACTGGAAGAAATTGCAGATGGTACGAGTAAGCTATTGAAAAAACGCGAGCAAGAAGAGAGTAATGTCATTAAAGCAGAGCCGGCAAAAGAAGACCTCGAAGTAACTCAAGATTCAAAAGTTGATAGCGGTGTTGAGGAAGATGACTTCGATATCAATGATTTTTGCTTTGAGGATGCTACAACTCAAACTGAAACTCTTCAACGACCTAAGAAGAAATCGCCCACGAAGCGTCCGCCGTGGAAAAATTACTGGCCAGACTACACAACTCAAACTCATCTAAGAGCTCCTCCTTATCATGAACCGTATAAGGATTCTTCAGGTCCTAACTATATTGAACTGAGAAAACCCCCGACTGGTCCATATGGAG TTGAATGGAAGGATTCAACATTTAATCAGGCAGCAGCTTACAACTCTCGGGGTAAATGTGATCCCGATATCATGTACCGTCTCATGAGTAATGTACCTAGACCCCCTACAACTCAAAAAGATTCTCAACCACAACCACCTGGAAAAGACTTCACTTCACAAGGTTGTCATCAGGACAATATAGATCGTTTAGAGGCTGCTCGAAGGGAATATAG GCGACAACAGGTTCAAAAacgaattgaaaatcatcagaaCAAGATAAATGACGATGACAAACTGAAAGCAATGATTAGAGACTTTCATAGGGAGCGAATATTAGAACAAATCAATCGAGAGAAACAACGAGAGACTAATGAATACAACGCAATATTAAGAGCAAGAGAAGGGAAGAAACAAATCAATGAACAGATACGCCAACGTATTGAAGAAAATCAGCAGTGGGAACGGGCCAGACTTGAATCACGTGAATCTGCCGCCAGACTGGCTAAAGAAAGACGCGCTGCTATACGAGAACAACGTAATAGACAAATACATAACGATTTGGAAAGTAAAAAA CAACAATACCTAGAACATCAACAGGGCAAGTGGGCCAACGTACGAAACCATTTAGAACAAGAAATTGCTAGAGAACATCAAGTTGAACAAGGTAAACGTCGGGCTAAAGCTCAACGTATTCATCACTTCCGTCAAATAGAGAGAGAGTGTCAAAGAGAGAAGATTTATAAACACACTGTCTCTGAAATGCAGAATGGCATTTGGAGATCTGAAGTATTACCTTAG
- the LOC141915013 gene encoding uncharacterized protein LOC141915013 isoform X1, protein MENQDEVQLQNLVAKGFPTMFGKIKENNVVFVIDTSGSMYNKLASVKEHLIETLLDLATERKQCMFNIVEFSSEVTQWADKLVKCNPQTVAVAADWLKNVAPKTGTNTLDALLTAFEDEDCESVYLVTDGMPDQHADDILDHVNYVWEGRPVHCYYVSGRTSDPAATKFLQDLASETYGSFHVVSVTTHGCIERVSPIFRSDHSNSKIIRTSRGAIFPDTKACSVSSTLAGDPLMDYLPYPRVHIDDVTCLPIPYYFPYHYYYYHPYYAWSRYRPARAWMKNQEKLQTETGDMGLSPAAGALLINKQVLARRQKDGYYYKGSVKSQIHNDQFLVEFGPCKHGDFIDTEYQETMVYDIISLADALRHAIVPGDKVLAIWQPEGEQYLPGIVIEGMERRDAETGTDQEITVTFFNGKTEKVPLGTGLWIPHQMYERLALELKMPKEARKYLEKTVNYPEESKPGYPTSGSMRDPVNYTFTKPIFYDQGEVMVSHGALGFPRYSPLYPIMRKYTPSSTPKTVNVTNTVKSEDMDNLIPGTELTQSDLNEKILSQLAEHQLRLEEIADGTSKLLKKREQEESNVIKAEPAKEDLEVTQDSKVDSGVEEDDFDINDFCFEDATTQTETLQRPKKKSPTKRPPWKNYWPDYTTQTHLRAPPYHEPYKDSSGPNYIELRKPPTGPYGVEWKDSTFNQAAAYNSRGKCDPDIMYRLMSNVPRPPTTQKDSQPQPPGKDFTSQGCHQDNIDRLEAARREYRRQQVQKRIENHQNKINDDDKLKAMIRDFHRERILEQINREKQRETNEYNAILRAREGKKQINEQIRQRIEENQQWERARLESRESAARLAKERRAAIREQRNRQIHNDLESKKQQYLEHQQGKWANVRNHLEQEIAREHQVEQGKRRAKAQRIHHFRQIERECQREKIYKHTVSEMQNGIWRSEVLP, encoded by the exons ATGGAGAACCAAGACGAAGTTCAGTTACAAAATTTGGTTGCCAAAGGATTTCCAACAATGTTTggcaaaataaaagaaaacaatGTGGTCTTCGTGATAGATACATCGGGTAGCATGTATAATAAACTAGCCAGCGTGAAGGAACATCTAATTGAAACTTTACTTGATCTGGCAACTGAACGAAAACAATGTATGTTTAATATCGTTGAATTTAGTTCAGAAGTTACGCAGTGGGCTGATAAACTGGTGAAGTGTAATCCACAAACCGTCGCTGTGGCTGCAGATTGGTTAAAGAACGTCGCACCGAAAACAGGAACCAATACGCTGGACGCTCTTTTAACAGCTTTTGAAGATGAAGATTGCGAATCTGTTTATCTGGTTACAGATGGAATGCCCGATCAACACGCCGATGATATTCTCGACCACGTGAATTACGTTTGGGAAGGGCGTCCCGTTCACTGTTATTACGTAAGCGGTCGAACGTCGGATCCGGCCGCGACTAAATTCCTACAGGATCTAGCCAGCGAAACGTACGGATCATTTCACGTAGTTTCCGTTACGACCCACGGATGCATCGAACGCGTTAGTCCGATATTTCGCTCAGATCATTCGAATTCGAAAATCATACGGACATCTCGCGGCGCTATATTCCCCGATACTAAAGCGTGTAGCGTTTCTTCAACATTAGCCGGTGATCCTCTGATGGATTATTTGCCGTATCCTCGGGTACACATCGATGACGTGACGTGTTTACCGATTCCATACTATTTCCCgtaccattattattattatcacccGTACTATGCGTGGTCTCGATATCGACCCGCTAGAGCTTGGATGAAGAATCAGGAAAAATTACAAACTGAGACGGGAGATATGGGGTTATCTCCAGCTGCAGGAGCGTTACTCATAAATAAACAAGTGTTGGCTAGACGACAGAAAGATGGTTACTATTATAAAGGATCGGTTAAAAGCCAG ATACACAATGACCAATTTCTGGTCGAATTTGGACCGTGCAAGCATGGTGATTTCATAGATACGGAATATCAAGAGACCATggtatatgatataatatcgTTAGCCGATGCTCTGCGACATGCTATTGTTCCTGGTGATAAGGTTTTAGCTATATGGCAGCCAGAAGGAGAGCAGTACTTGCCAGGAATTGTCATAGAAGGGATGGAGCGTAGAGATGCTGAGA CCGGAACAGACCAAGAAATAACTGTGActttcttcaatggtaaaactGAGAAGGTACCCCTTGGGACAGGTTTATGGATTCCACATCAAATGTATGAACGTTTGGCTCTAGAACTTAAAATGCCGAAAGAAGCTCGGAAATACTTGGAAAAAACTGTCAATTACCCAGAGGAAAGTAAACCTGGTTATCCAACTTCAGGATCTATGCGGGATCCAGTCAATTATACATTCACTAAACCAATATTCTATGACCAGGGTGAAGTTATGGTGAGTCATGGAGCTTTAGGATTTCCCCGATATTCTCCTTTGTATCCGATAATGCGGAAATATACTCCATCATCAACTCCAAAAACAGTTAATGTAACCAATACTGTTAAAAGTGAAGATATGGACAATCTGATACCGGGTACTGAATTGACGCAGTCAGATTTGAATGAGAAAATCTTGTCACAATTAGCAGAACATCAGTTACGACTGGAAGAAATTGCAGATGGTACGAGTAAGCTATTGAAAAAACGCGAGCAAGAAGAGAGTAATGTCATTAAAGCAGAGCCGGCAAAAGAAGACCTCGAAGTAACTCAAGATTCAAAAGTTGATAGCGGTGTTGAGGAAGATGACTTCGATATCAATGATTTTTGCTTTGAGGATGCTACAACTCAAACTGAAACTCTTCAACGACCTAAGAAGAAATCGCCCACGAAGCGTCCGCCGTGGAAAAATTACTGGCCAGACTACACAACTCAAACTCATCTAAGAGCTCCTCCTTATCATGAACCGTATAAGGATTCTTCAGGTCCTAACTATATTGAACTGAGAAAACCCCCGACTGGTCCATATGGAG TTGAATGGAAGGATTCAACATTTAATCAGGCAGCAGCTTACAACTCTCGGGGTAAATGTGATCCCGATATCATGTACCGTCTCATGAGTAATGTACCTAGACCCCCTACAACTCAAAAAGATTCTCAACCACAACCACCTGGAAAAGACTTCACTTCACAAGGTTGTCATCAGGACAATATAGATCGTTTAGAGGCTGCTCGAAGGGAATATAG GCGACAACAGGTTCAAAAacgaattgaaaatcatcagaaCAAGATAAATGACGATGACAAACTGAAAGCAATGATTAGAGACTTTCATAGGGAGCGAATATTAGAACAAATCAATCGAGAGAAACAACGAGAGACTAATGAATACAACGCAATATTAAGAGCAAGAGAAGGGAAGAAACAAATCAATGAACAGATACGCCAACGTATTGAAGAAAATCAGCAGTGGGAACGGGCCAGACTTGAATCACGTGAATCTGCCGCCAGACTGGCTAAAGAAAGACGCGCTGCTATACGAGAACAACGTAATAGACAAATACATAACGATTTGGAAAGTAAAAAA CAACAATACCTAGAACATCAACAGGGCAAGTGGGCCAACGTACGAAACCATTTAGAACAAGAAATTGCTAGAGAACATCAAGTTGAACAAGGTAAACGTCGGGCTAAAGCTCAACGTATTCATCACTTCCGTCAAATAGAGAGAGAGTGTCAAAGAGAGAAGATTTATAAACACACTGTCTCTGAAATGCAGAATGGCATTTGGAGATCTGAAGTATTACCTTAG
- the LOC141913505 gene encoding NADH dehydrogenase [ubiquinone] 1 beta subcomplex subunit 2, mitochondrial-like yields the protein MSNITRLFQSLRCARQLTAPRTKINTLLLRNGSSSTAWTYRKLSRTTNKKHLLLCDLMGGLMWWWILWHFWTEPEHIYGHYEYPDTSKWTDAELGIPPDDED from the exons ATGTCGAATATTACGCGACTTTTTCAGTCGCTGAGGTGTGCAAGACAACTGACGGCACCAAGAACCAAGATAAATACGTTACTATTACGAAATGGTAGCAGCTCGACAGC ATGGACGTACCGTAAACTGAGCCGAACAACCAATAAGAAACATTTGCTATTATGCGATCTGATGGGAGGGTTAATGTGGTGGTGGATTCTCTGGCATTTTTGGACCGAACCAGAACATATATAT gGCCATTATGAATATCCAGATACATCTAAATGGACTGATGCAGAACTGGGAATACCTCCAGATGATGaagattag
- the LOC141915378 gene encoding betaine--homocysteine S-methyltransferase 1-like produces the protein MTTKPNLLEILAKRPVIGDGSYVHTLEKRGYVTGGLHTPECVLEHPDAVSGLHKEFARAGADVIQAFTFHATDGKLQLSDTAKQYDGADINHAGCDLALDVAKSYNLLVCGGVSPTPTYTAGKGKAAVQAEFEKQCEVFKEKDVDFFIAEFFASIEEMEWAIDVMKKYNKPIACTMRIGSVGCIDGISAGECAVRMAKRGADIVGLNCQFDYNAQLKTMKLMKDALKEAGLSPFLIMQPIGFLSPDTEYLVEGYSHLPEFLLAMEPRVLTRWECRDYARKAYELGVRYIGGCCGFESYHIREMAEELCEERGFRPPGKDHNLPFAEGYSRSSFPLSRSKHGRDFWMNLIPKTGRPNSLALNSEKELIHL, from the exons ATGACCACTAAACCGAACTTACTAGAGATATTGGCGAAACGCCCCGTAATTGGAGACGGTAGTTATGTACATACATTAGAAAAAAGGGGATATGTGACTGGTGGATTGCATACTCCTGAATGTGTTCTAGAACATCCCGATGCTG TAAGTGGTTTACATAAAGAATTTGCTCGAGCTGGAGCTGATGTAATTCAAGCATTCACTTTTCATGCGACGGATGGAAAACTTCAATTGAGTGACACGGCCAAACAATACGAT GGAGCAGATATAAATCATGCAGGATGCGATCTTGCGCTTGACGTTGCCAAATCATACAATCTGCTAGTTTGCGGAGGTGTGTCGCCTACACCGACCTACACAGCTGGGAAAGGGAAGGCAGCAGTCCAAGCAGAATTCGAAAAGCAATGCGAAGTGTTCAAAGAAAAGGATGTCGATTTCTTCATAGCGGAG tttTTCGCTTCAATCGAAGAGATGGAATGGGCGATTGATGTGATGAAGAAATACAACAAGCCAATAGCGTGTACGATGAGAATAGGTTCAGTTGGTTGTATTGATGGAATCAGTGCAGGAGAGTGTGCAGTTAGAATGGCTAAACGAG GAGCTGATATTGTGGGTTTAAATTGTCAGTTTGATTATAACGCGCAACTGAAAAcgatgaaattgatgaaagaTGCTCTGAAAGAAGCTGGTTTATCTCCATTTCTAATAATGCAACCAATCGGATTCTTATCTCCTGATACTGAGTATTTAGTTGAAGGATATTCGCATCTACCCGAGTTCTTGCTAG cgaTGGAACCGCGCGTTCTTACTCGTTGGGAATGTAGAGATTATGCCCGTAAAGCTTATGAACTCGGAGTGAGATATATCGGAGGATGTTGTGGTTTCGAGAGTTATCATATTCGTGAAATGGCCGAAGAG TTATGTGAGGAACGCGGATTCAGACCTCCTGGAAAAGATCATAATCTACCATTCGCGGAAGGATATTCACGTAGTTCATTTCCACTCTCGCGTTCCAA ACACGGTAGAGATTTTTGGATGAATCTCATCCCCAAAACTGGTCGTCCAAACAGCCTTGCTCTCAACTCAGAAAAAGAacttattcatttatga
- the LOC141915382 gene encoding alcohol dehydrogenase [acceptor]-like, with translation MISNFVIFAVFTGVIIAIFCRPKPSEDIKYDIIIVGAGTSGTVLANRLSENNTLNIALIEAGDVPSGWTGLLSSIPIATPLLQKSSIDWSYISTPQKYACRSLKNKQFTIPAGKAVGGTSTINAMLYVRGNRADYNNWEQTYGASGWNYSNLLKYFIKSENNKGRLKLLDPGFHGFDGPLQVSDVDTLDELTEAFLKAGTEAGFPLTDVNGRSQIGFTSAQATTYRGMRWSTYDAYMKPALNRENLKLLSSTHVDKVLVRLSGDSKQIATGVQLSDGRKLFVKPGGEVLLSAGAIATSKIMMLSGIGPRKHLESHNIESISDLPVGHNLQDHPFVGIYFSIGKTVSITESKLKSLRQIVKYVFQGKGYLSGASGFNGIGFIKTKYQTAETDIPDIELQSIGVGSIANDAVKTLSNYKEDAWAKFIPPNHDTDQEGFIIAVTLVSGIASRGTIKLQSNLPEDDVLIDPNILSSGHDVNRLVEGIKMTIDIINSSKAFQAMDVKPHLPVYEGCEHTQTASDEYFACLVTNIATTVYHSCGTCRMGDHRRNDTVVDPKLRVKGIRGLRIVDASIMPQIPTGNLNAPIVAMAERASDIVKSDLYK, from the exons ATGATCTCTAATTTCGTGATATTCGCCGTTTTTACAGGAGTTATTATTGCAATTTTCTGCCGTCCAAAACCATCTGAAGACATCAAATACGATATCATTATCG tTGGCGCTGGAACAAGTGGCACCGTACTGGCGAATAGACTTTCGGAGAATAATACATTAAACATCGCATTGATAGAAGCCGGAGATGTGCCCTCTGGGTGGACAGGACTTCTATCATCAATTCCGATTGCGACACCGTTATTACAAAAATCCTCCATCGATTGGTCGTATATATCAACGCCGCAAAAATACGCCTGTAGAAGTCTAAAAAATAAG CAATTCACCATACCGGCTGGAAAAGCTGTCGGAGGTACTAGTACGATAAACGCGATGTTATACGTGAGGGGTAATCGAGCTGATTACAACAATTGGGAACAAACTTACGGTGCTTCCGGGTGGAACTACAGCAACCTATTGAAATACTTcatcaaatcagaaaataataagGGGAGACTTAAACTTCTCGATCCAG GATTTCATGGTTTTGATGGACCTCTGCAAGTGAGCGATGTCGATACACTCGATGAACTTACCGAGGCGTTTTTAAAAGCTGGCACGGAAGCTGGTTTTCCGTTAACGGATGTAAACGGACGATCTCAAATCGGATTTACCAGCGCTCAAG CTACGACATATAGAGGTATGAGATGGAGCACATACGACGCTTACATGAAACCTGCCCTCAATAGAGAGAACTTAAAACTCCTGAGCAGTACACATGTTGACAAG GTTCTGGTTCGACTGAGTGGAGACTCGAAGCAAATTGCCACAGGAGTCCAATTGAGTGATGGAAGGAAATTATTTGTCAAGCCAGGAGGGGAGGTGTTACTATCAGCTGGAGCAATCGCTACTTCTAAGATAATGATGTTATCAGGAATTGGACCTCGTAAACATTTAGAATCTCATAAC ATCGAGAGTATATCCGATCTACCAGTTGGTCACAATCTACAGGATCATCCATTTGTTGGCATATATTTCTCGATCGGGAAAACCGTTAGTATCACCGAATCAAAACTCAAGTCACTGCGACAAATTGTTAAATACGTTTTTCAAGGAAAAG GTTATCTCAGTGGGGCGTCTGGCTTTAATGGTATAGGCTTTataaaaacgaaatatcaaaCGGCGGAGACCGACATTCCCGATATCGAGCTACAATCAATAGGGGTTGGTTCCATCGCGAATGATGCAGTTAAAACTTTATCCAATTACAAAGAAGACGCATGGGCAAAATTCATTCCACCAAATCACGACACAGACCAAGAAGGTTTTATAATCGCAGTGACGTTAGTGAGCGGTATAGCGTCGCGAGGAACGATTAAATTACAGTCTAATCTACCTGAGGATGACGTGTTAATAGACCCGAATATTCTATCGTCGGGGCACGATGTAAACCGACTTGTTGAAG gaataaaaaTGACAATAGATATAATCAACTCGAGTAAGGCTTTTCAAGCTATGGACGTTAAACCGCATTTACCCGTGTACGAGGGATGTGAACATACACAAACCGCCAGTGATGAATATTTTGCGTGCCTCGTCACCAATATAGCGACGACTGTGTATCATTCATGCGGTACATGCAGAATGGGTGACCATCGAAGAAACGACACCGTAGTCGACCCTAAACTAAG AGTTAAAGGGATCCGAGGATTAAGAATCGTGGATGCATCGATCATGCCGCAAATACCTACCGGAAATCTAAACGCTCCTATCGTAGCTATGGCTGAAAGGGCCAgtgatattgtaaaaagtgatctttataaataa